From one Catellatospora sp. IY07-71 genomic stretch:
- the brxD gene encoding BREX system ATP-binding protein BrxD, which translates to MTADVSARRRRDIIDALRRGAVPGNGLDVLAVGLDRFTAATEDDLDRAAEGGSVFKAIRGEYGAGKTFFTRWLAERAKRRGFAAAEVQISETETPLHRMETVYRRLVEHLSTEQFPPSALRPVLDGWIFALEEDVLASGAATEDDAEGLDKAVGELLERRLADISRSTPAFAAALRGYRTANTSGDQPTADGLAAWLGGQPHVAAATRRYAGVKGDLDHFGALSFLQGLLTVLRDSGHPGLLLVLDEVETLQRVRSDARDKALNALRQLVDEVHSGRFPGLYLVITGTPAFYDGQQGMQRLAPLAQRLATDFGPDPRFDNPRATQLRLPGFTIDTLVELGTKVTRLYADAYTSQRVTNVVDAAYVSQLAAAVTGRLGGQVGVAPRVFLKKLVADVLDRVEQFPDFDPRRDYALTLRADELTDVERNAASADDITLPM; encoded by the coding sequence ATGACCGCAGACGTCTCCGCCCGGCGCAGGCGCGACATCATCGACGCCCTGCGCCGCGGTGCCGTGCCCGGCAACGGGCTCGACGTCCTCGCCGTGGGCCTCGACCGGTTCACCGCGGCGACCGAGGACGACCTCGACCGTGCCGCCGAAGGCGGCAGCGTCTTCAAAGCCATCCGCGGCGAGTACGGCGCCGGCAAGACGTTCTTCACCCGCTGGCTGGCCGAACGCGCCAAACGCCGCGGCTTCGCCGCCGCCGAGGTACAGATCTCCGAAACCGAGACACCCCTGCACCGCATGGAGACCGTCTACCGCCGCCTCGTCGAGCACCTGTCCACCGAGCAGTTCCCGCCCAGCGCCCTGCGCCCCGTCCTCGACGGCTGGATCTTCGCCCTCGAAGAGGACGTGCTGGCAAGCGGCGCCGCCACCGAGGACGACGCGGAAGGCCTCGACAAGGCCGTCGGCGAGCTGCTCGAACGGCGCCTGGCCGACATCTCCCGCAGCACCCCCGCCTTCGCCGCCGCGCTGCGCGGATACCGCACCGCCAACACCAGCGGCGACCAGCCCACCGCCGACGGCCTCGCCGCCTGGCTCGGCGGCCAGCCCCACGTCGCCGCGGCGACCCGGCGCTACGCCGGGGTCAAAGGCGACCTCGACCACTTCGGCGCCCTCAGCTTCCTGCAGGGTCTGCTCACCGTCCTGCGCGACAGCGGACACCCCGGTCTGCTGCTCGTCCTCGACGAGGTCGAAACACTTCAGCGGGTACGCTCCGACGCCCGCGACAAAGCCCTCAATGCCCTGCGCCAACTCGTCGACGAGGTCCACTCCGGGCGCTTCCCCGGCCTGTACCTCGTCATCACCGGCACCCCCGCCTTCTACGACGGCCAGCAGGGCATGCAGCGCCTGGCACCGCTCGCCCAGCGCCTGGCCACCGACTTCGGACCCGACCCCCGCTTCGACAACCCCCGCGCCACCCAGCTGCGGCTGCCCGGGTTCACCATCGACACCCTCGTCGAACTCGGCACCAAGGTCACCCGCCTCTACGCCGACGCCTACACCAGCCAGCGCGTCACCAACGTCGTCGACGCCGCATACGTCAGCCAGCTCGCCGCCGCCGTCACCGGCAGACTCGGCGGCCAGGTCGGCGTCGCGCCACGGGTGTTCCTCAAGAAACTCGTAGCCGACGTCCTCGACCGCGTCGAGCAGTTCCCCGACTTCGACCCCCGCCGCGACTACGCACTCACCCTGCGCGCAGACGAACTCACCGACGTCGAACGCAACGCCGCCAGCGCCGACGACATCACCCTGCCGATGTGA
- a CDS encoding DEAD/DEAH box helicase, with product MPLDRLDPVLVHHIVNSLGWPDLRPLQRAAIEPLTGGDDALLLAPTAGGKTEAAIFPLLSRMTAQRWQGTSVLYLCPLKALLNNLEPRLERYAGWLGRRAAVWHGDVRGSARRNVLTERPDILLTTPESLESMLVSLNVDHRTFFSGLQAVVIDEVHAFAGDDRGWHLLAVLERLTALVGRPLQRVGLSATVGNPDSLLHWLQGSSRGQRPSQVVAPDLPADPAAAPSVPPPGDIELDYVGSLANAATVIASLHAGQKRLVFCESRQAVEELGQLLRERGLTTFLSHASLSADERRRSEQAFAEARDCVIVSTSTLELGIDVGDLDRVIQINTPSTVASFLQRLGRTGRRPGSTRNCLFLTVDTDSLVKAAALLHLWGSHWVEPVTAPPEPRHIVAQQIMALCLQQHRVGDQSWQQSWNGLEPFGPTAAPIVRHLIDNGYLDTDQGMMFIGPAAELRFGRRNFMDMTAVFTGPPEFTVLTGRTELGRIDPSLLTEEVQGERRLLLGGRSWAVTYIDWRRRRCFVEPADGGGRARWTNLGLAGLSFELTRAMRDVLLGADPPVRLTRRATDRLAYGREDASSLVHPGGSVIVRDPHSDDVRWWTWAGYRTNATLAATLSGIADPMQRFDDRHVRLRQDLTPEAWRAGIADAAERVCLPGVSEKALVGLKFSDALPKRLAIATLAARLGRTAQARIVLGEPQRFLVRHTT from the coding sequence ATGCCGCTGGACAGGCTCGACCCGGTGCTCGTGCACCACATCGTCAACTCCCTCGGCTGGCCCGACCTGCGGCCCCTGCAACGCGCCGCCATCGAACCCCTGACCGGCGGCGACGACGCGCTGCTGCTCGCCCCGACCGCAGGGGGCAAGACCGAAGCGGCGATCTTCCCGCTCCTGTCCCGTATGACGGCGCAGCGGTGGCAGGGCACCTCGGTGCTCTACCTGTGCCCGCTCAAGGCCCTGCTCAACAACCTCGAACCGCGGCTGGAGCGCTACGCCGGATGGCTGGGACGCCGCGCCGCCGTCTGGCACGGCGACGTCCGCGGCAGCGCCCGGCGCAACGTGCTCACCGAACGGCCCGACATCCTGCTGACCACGCCCGAATCACTGGAATCGATGCTGGTCAGCCTCAACGTCGACCACCGCACCTTCTTCTCCGGCCTGCAGGCCGTCGTCATCGACGAGGTCCACGCCTTCGCCGGCGACGACCGGGGCTGGCACCTGCTCGCCGTCCTCGAACGGCTGACCGCTCTCGTCGGGCGGCCTCTGCAGCGGGTCGGCCTGTCGGCTACCGTCGGCAACCCTGACAGCCTGCTCCACTGGCTGCAAGGGTCCAGCAGGGGGCAGCGGCCCTCGCAGGTCGTCGCACCCGACCTGCCTGCCGACCCGGCAGCCGCACCGTCCGTGCCGCCACCCGGCGACATCGAGCTGGACTACGTCGGCTCGCTGGCCAACGCGGCGACCGTCATCGCCTCGCTGCACGCCGGGCAGAAACGCCTCGTCTTCTGCGAGTCGCGGCAGGCCGTCGAAGAGCTGGGGCAGCTGCTGCGCGAACGCGGCCTGACCACCTTCCTGTCGCACGCCTCCCTGTCGGCCGACGAGAGGCGCCGCTCCGAGCAGGCGTTCGCCGAGGCGCGCGACTGCGTCATCGTCTCCACCAGCACCCTCGAACTCGGCATCGACGTCGGTGACCTGGACCGGGTCATCCAGATCAACACACCATCGACCGTCGCATCGTTCCTGCAGCGCCTCGGCCGCACCGGCCGCCGGCCGGGCAGCACCCGCAACTGCCTGTTCCTGACCGTCGACACCGACTCCCTCGTCAAGGCGGCCGCGCTGCTGCACCTGTGGGGCAGCCACTGGGTCGAACCGGTCACCGCCCCGCCCGAGCCCCGCCACATCGTCGCCCAGCAGATCATGGCGCTGTGTCTGCAGCAGCACCGTGTCGGCGACCAGAGCTGGCAGCAGTCGTGGAACGGGCTCGAGCCGTTCGGCCCGACCGCGGCACCGATCGTGCGCCACCTGATCGACAACGGCTACCTCGACACCGACCAGGGCATGATGTTCATCGGCCCGGCAGCGGAACTGCGTTTCGGCCGCCGCAACTTCATGGACATGACCGCCGTGTTCACCGGGCCGCCCGAGTTCACGGTCCTCACCGGGCGCACCGAGCTCGGGCGCATCGACCCCAGCCTGCTCACCGAGGAGGTCCAGGGCGAGCGCCGGCTGCTGCTGGGCGGGCGCAGCTGGGCCGTCACCTACATCGACTGGCGGCGACGACGCTGCTTCGTCGAACCCGCCGACGGCGGCGGCCGAGCCCGCTGGACCAACCTCGGCCTGGCGGGCCTGTCCTTCGAACTCACCCGCGCCATGCGTGACGTGCTGCTGGGCGCCGATCCGCCGGTGAGGCTGACCCGACGCGCCACCGACCGGCTGGCGTACGGACGCGAAGACGCCTCCTCGCTGGTACACCCAGGCGGCAGCGTGATCGTGCGGGACCCGCACAGCGACGACGTCCGCTGGTGGACCTGGGCCGGATACCGCACCAACGCCACGCTCGCCGCCACCCTGAGCGGCATAGCCGATCCGATGCAGCGCTTCGACGACCGCCACGTACGCCTACGGCAGGACCTCACCCCGGAGGCCTGGCGGGCAGGCATCGCCGACGCCGCCGAACGGGTCTGCCTGCCTGGGGTGAGCGAGAAGGCCCTAGTGGGTCTCAAGTTCAGCGACGCACTGCCGAAACGGCTCGCCATCGCCACCCTCGCCGCTCGGCTCGGCAGGACCGCTCAAGCCAGGATCGTTCTCGGCGAGCCTCAACGCTTCCTCGTCAGGCACACCACTTGA